The following are encoded together in the Citrobacter arsenatis genome:
- a CDS encoding sulfatase-like hydrolase/transferase, which produces MTRPNFLFIMTDTQATNMVGCYSGKPLNTNNIDSLAAEGIRFNSAYTCSPVCTPARAGLFTGIYANQSGPWTNNVAPGKNISTMGRYFKDAGYHTCYIGKWHLDGHDYFGTGECPPEWDADYWYDGANYLAELTEKEIGLWRNGLNSVEDLLANNIDETFTWAHRISNRAVDFLHQPARDDQPFLMVVSYDEPHHPFTCPVEYLQKYQDFYYDLGAKAQDTLCDKPEHHRLWSQAMPSPVGDDGRYHHPLYFACNDFVDDQIGRVIHALTPEQRENTWVIYTSDHGEMMGAHKLISKGAAMYDDITRIPLIMRPPQGESVQVDTPVSHIDLLPTMMALAGIEKPQILPGENILHIEKPRGVMVEFNRYEIEHDSFGGFIPVRCWVTDNWKLVLNLFTSDELYDRRNDPDELHNLIDSPQLADVRCQMHDALLDYMDKIRDPFRTYQWSLRPWRPDAVPRWMGAFRPRPQDGHSPVVRDYDTGLPTQGVKVEEKKQKF; this is translated from the coding sequence ATGACCCGCCCTAATTTTCTGTTCATCATGACCGACACTCAGGCGACCAATATGGTCGGCTGTTACAGTGGTAAGCCGCTGAATACCAATAATATCGATAGCCTGGCGGCGGAAGGTATTCGCTTTAATTCCGCTTATACCTGCTCACCGGTATGCACCCCGGCCCGCGCGGGGCTGTTTACCGGTATTTATGCCAACCAGTCCGGTCCGTGGACCAATAACGTCGCACCGGGGAAAAACATTTCCACCATGGGGCGCTACTTCAAGGATGCGGGCTATCACACCTGCTACATCGGTAAGTGGCATCTCGACGGGCATGATTACTTTGGTACCGGCGAGTGTCCCCCCGAGTGGGATGCCGACTACTGGTATGACGGGGCAAATTATCTCGCAGAACTGACGGAAAAAGAGATTGGTTTGTGGCGTAATGGCCTGAACAGCGTGGAGGATTTGCTGGCCAACAATATCGATGAAACCTTCACCTGGGCGCATCGTATCAGCAACCGGGCGGTTGATTTCCTCCACCAGCCGGCGCGTGATGACCAACCCTTTCTGATGGTGGTTTCCTACGACGAGCCGCATCACCCGTTTACCTGTCCGGTGGAGTATCTGCAAAAATATCAGGATTTTTACTACGATCTGGGCGCGAAAGCGCAGGATACCTTATGCGATAAGCCTGAGCATCATCGCCTGTGGTCGCAAGCGATGCCATCTCCGGTGGGTGACGACGGACGTTATCACCACCCGCTCTATTTTGCCTGCAACGATTTTGTTGACGATCAAATTGGCCGGGTGATTCATGCCTTAACGCCAGAACAGCGAGAGAATACCTGGGTCATTTATACCTCCGATCATGGTGAGATGATGGGGGCGCATAAGCTCATCAGCAAGGGGGCGGCGATGTATGACGACATCACGCGAATTCCGCTGATTATGCGCCCGCCGCAGGGCGAATCCGTGCAGGTAGACACGCCGGTCAGTCATATCGATCTGCTGCCGACGATGATGGCGCTGGCGGGCATTGAGAAGCCACAAATTTTGCCGGGTGAAAACATCCTTCACATTGAAAAACCACGCGGTGTGATGGTGGAGTTCAACCGTTATGAGATTGAACATGACAGTTTTGGCGGATTTATCCCGGTACGTTGCTGGGTGACGGACAACTGGAAGCTGGTGCTGAATCTGTTTACCAGCGATGAGCTTTATGACAGACGAAACGATCCTGATGAGCTACACAACCTGATAGATTCGCCACAATTGGCCGACGTTCGCTGCCAGATGCACGACGCTCTGCTGGACTATATGGATAAAATCCGCGACCCGTTCCGCACCTATCAGTGGAGTTTGCGTCCGTGGCGTCCGGACGCCGTACCGCGCTGGATGGGCGCTTTCCGCCCACGCCCGCAAGACGGACATTCTCCGGTAGTACGCGATTACGACACCGGTTTACCAACCCAGGGCGTAAAAGTGGAGGAGAAAAAGCAGAAGTTCTGA